The following proteins are encoded in a genomic region of Pan troglodytes isolate AG18354 chromosome 2, NHGRI_mPanTro3-v2.0_pri, whole genome shotgun sequence:
- the MAGEF1 gene encoding melanoma-associated antigen F1, giving the protein MLQTPESGGLPVPQAEGEKDGGHDGETRAPTASQERPKEELGAGREEGAAEPALTRKGARALAAKALARRRAYRRLNRTVAELVQFLLVKDKKKSPITRSEMVKYVIGDLKILFPDIIARAAEHLRYVFGFELKQFDRKHHTYILINKLKPLEEEEEEEEEDLGGDGPRLGLLMMILGLIYMRGNSAREAQVWEMLRRLGVQPSKYHFLFGYPKRLIMEDFVQQRYLSYRRVPHTNPPEYEFSWGPRSHLEISKMKVLGFVAKLHKKEPQHWPVQYREALADEADRARAKARAEASMRARASARAGIHLW; this is encoded by the coding sequence ATGTTGCAGACACCAGAGAGCGGGGGGCTCCCGGTCCCGCAGGCCGAGGGGGAGAAGGATGGCGGCCATGATGGTGAGACCCGGGCCCCGACCGCCTCGCAGGAGCGCCCCAAGGAGGAGCTTGGCgccgggagggaggagggggctgcgGAGCCCGCCCTCACCCGGAAAGGCGCGAGGGCCTTGGCGGCCAAAGCCTTGGCAAGGCGCAGGGCCTACCGCCGTCTGAATCGGACGGTGGCGGAGTTGGTGCAGTTCCTCCTGGTGAAAGACAAGAAGAAGAGTCCCATCACACGCTCGGAGATGGTGAAATACGTTATTGGAGACTTGAAGATTCTGTTCCCGGACATCATCGCAAGGGCCGCAGAGCATCTGCGGTATGTCTTTGGTTTTGAGCTGAAACAGTTTGACCGCAAGCACCACACTTACATCCTGATCAACAAACTAAAAcctctggaggaggaggaggaggaggaggaggaggatctgGGAGGAGATGGCCCCAGATTGGGTCTGTTAATGATGATCCTGGGCCTTATCTATATGAGAGGTAATAGCGCCAGGGAGGCCCAGGTCTGGGAGATGCTGCGTCGGTTGGGGGTGCAACCCTCAAAGTATCATTTCCTCTTTGGGTATCCGAAGAGGCTTATTATGGAAGATTTTGTGCAGCAGCGATATCTCAGTTACAGGCGGGTGCCTCACACCAATCCACCGGAATATGAATTCTCTTGGGGTCCCCGAAGCCACCTGGAAATCAGCAAGATGAAAGTCCTGGGGTTCGTGGCCAAACTGCATAAGAAGGAACCGCAGCACTGGCCAGTGCAGTACCGTGAGGCCCTAGCAGACGAGGCCGACAGGGCCAGAGCCAAGGCCAGAGCTGAAGCCAGTATGAGGGCCAGGGCCAGTGCTAGGGCCGGCATCCACCTCTGGTGA